From Paenibacillus sp. V4I7, one genomic window encodes:
- a CDS encoding non-ribosomal peptide synthetase module, translating into MAQRLATEYVKTCLQLTEAEMFRFFQMFVDHQVTLQVKVLENGNQEVVFQDGAGQEIVLSFEKKSGLYECTGSCRLSNTLLANLMRKAVSEFKGSATVNRIYPSYTMVYYYERGTVVKIEEVKGQLLTVIYEYKDTIGLMQQMFQKREVEQEIEMIYDQINHLLDLRNMLQQQEEHQQIDTRLNELTHRLFILEA; encoded by the coding sequence ATGGCACAAAGGTTAGCGACTGAATATGTCAAAACCTGCCTCCAGTTAACAGAAGCCGAGATGTTCAGGTTTTTTCAAATGTTTGTGGATCATCAAGTGACATTGCAAGTGAAAGTCTTGGAAAATGGCAACCAAGAGGTTGTTTTTCAAGATGGAGCAGGTCAGGAAATCGTCCTTTCATTTGAGAAGAAATCGGGCCTATATGAATGCACAGGATCCTGCAGATTAAGTAACACCTTACTTGCTAATTTGATGCGTAAAGCGGTATCAGAGTTTAAAGGAAGCGCAACAGTAAACCGAATTTACCCTAGTTATACAATGGTTTACTACTATGAACGTGGAACCGTCGTTAAAATCGAGGAAGTCAAAGGGCAATTGTTGACCGTTATTTATGAGTACAAAGACACCATTGGTCTCATGCAGCAAATGTTCCAAAAGAGAGAAGTCGAGCAAGAGATTGAAATGATCTACGATCAAATTAACCATCTTCTAGATTTGCGTAATATGCTGCAACAACAGGAAGAACATCAACAGATCGACACTCGCCTCAATGAGCTAACGCATCGTTTGTTTATATTGGAGGCTTAA